One genomic window of Pseudomonadota bacterium includes the following:
- a CDS encoding ATP-binding cassette domain-containing protein, whose product MAKVKIKVRDVSKIFGPHPKRALVMLNDGVDKTEILEKTGLAVGIVNADFDVYEGEILVIMGLSGSGKSTLIRCLNLLNKPTTGTVTIDDEELTTVGHKQLLRIRQHKFGMVFQHFALFPHRKVIENTEYGLEIQGLDPATRKEKALEALQLVGLEGWEDSYPC is encoded by the coding sequence ATGGCTAAAGTTAAAATTAAGGTCAGAGATGTCAGCAAGATTTTTGGCCCCCACCCGAAACGAGCCTTAGTAATGCTCAATGATGGGGTTGACAAAACTGAAATCCTTGAGAAAACCGGTTTGGCGGTAGGGATAGTCAACGCTGACTTTGATGTCTACGAAGGCGAAATCCTGGTCATTATGGGTTTGAGCGGCAGCGGCAAATCAACCCTGATTCGCTGTCTTAATCTGCTCAATAAACCGACCACCGGTACGGTTACCATTGATGATGAGGAGCTAACCACCGTCGGCCATAAGCAGTTGTTGCGGATTCGTCAACACAAATTCGGCATGGTATTTCAACATTTTGCCCTCTTCCCACACCGAAAAGTTATAGAAAACACTGAATACGGATTGGAAATCCAGGGGCTTGACCCGGCCACGCGAAAAGAAAAAGCCCTTGAAGCACTCCAATTGGTCGGCCTTGAAGGCTGGGAAGATTCCTATCCTTGTTGA
- a CDS encoding BCCT family transporter — MSHLKDEKKAKKQLLFAEKLKKVEAEARRKAIQEREPFKGLQIRPSASFEDDAESREPGDSNLVGYGFDLHPHVTFMSIAILVIFILLTMMFKQDASEFFKAAMSTITSTSGWFLILVSNIFILAAVYFAFGRFGKIRIGGNDAKPEFSTPAWFAMLLSAGMGIGLMFWSVGEPMYHYASPSPMFGSIGSQTPEAAQAAMGVTYFHWGLHPWAIYAIVGLGLAFFAYNRGLPLTIRSIFYPLLGDKIYGFWGNLIDVLSVLATLVGLATSLGLGVQQINAGLGFLFGVQISTTTQVILIAVITGFATMSVVSGLDTGVKLLSQGNMILAGIFMLFLLVVGPTIYILGGFTQNLGYYLTILPKLSLWTETFRETNWQGSWTVFYWAWWISWSPFVGMFIARISKGRTVREFILGVILIPTLLSFIWMSVFGGAALSLQASGVADIVSAVKDNVATAMFVMLQNFPFSQVLSFIAIILVTIFFVTSSDSGSLVVDHLTSGGKLDSPVPQRVFWAVMEGVVAAVLLLGGGLATLQTASVCTGLPFAFILLIGVYTLYLGFSEEEFVERAAQRAVKTLQDEHRVAELVSTAVQNEVPKS, encoded by the coding sequence ATGAGCCATCTTAAAGACGAGAAAAAAGCAAAAAAGCAACTACTCTTTGCCGAGAAACTGAAAAAAGTGGAGGCTGAAGCTCGGAGAAAGGCGATCCAGGAACGTGAGCCCTTCAAAGGCTTGCAAATCAGGCCGTCCGCGTCGTTCGAAGATGACGCCGAGAGTCGAGAACCGGGTGACAGTAACCTGGTAGGGTACGGATTTGATCTTCATCCGCATGTTACCTTTATGTCCATCGCCATCCTGGTAATTTTTATTCTATTGACAATGATGTTTAAGCAAGACGCCAGTGAATTTTTCAAGGCGGCTATGAGCACCATAACCAGTACCAGTGGTTGGTTTTTGATTTTGGTGAGCAACATATTCATTTTGGCTGCTGTATATTTTGCCTTTGGCAGGTTCGGCAAAATACGCATCGGCGGCAACGACGCCAAACCGGAATTTTCCACTCCGGCATGGTTTGCCATGTTGCTCAGTGCCGGCATGGGTATCGGCTTGATGTTCTGGAGTGTGGGAGAACCCATGTATCATTACGCTTCTCCTTCACCAATGTTTGGGTCAATCGGGTCACAAACCCCCGAAGCGGCTCAGGCGGCAATGGGAGTAACCTATTTTCACTGGGGCCTGCACCCTTGGGCTATCTACGCAATTGTCGGGCTTGGTTTGGCCTTTTTCGCCTATAATCGGGGCTTACCTTTGACTATCCGTTCTATCTTCTACCCGCTCTTAGGAGATAAAATTTACGGATTCTGGGGAAACTTGATCGATGTACTTTCAGTCCTGGCTACCCTGGTAGGTCTGGCTACGTCGCTGGGACTGGGAGTACAACAGATAAATGCGGGCCTGGGCTTTCTTTTTGGTGTCCAGATCAGCACTACGACTCAAGTAATCCTGATCGCTGTCATCACCGGCTTTGCAACTATGTCGGTAGTTTCCGGACTCGATACCGGGGTCAAGTTACTGAGCCAGGGAAATATGATACTAGCCGGAATTTTTATGTTGTTTTTACTCGTCGTTGGTCCGACTATATATATCCTAGGAGGATTTACTCAGAATCTAGGCTACTACTTGACTATCCTGCCCAAACTCAGCCTCTGGACGGAAACTTTCCGGGAGACCAATTGGCAAGGTTCCTGGACGGTGTTCTATTGGGCATGGTGGATATCCTGGTCGCCATTTGTGGGAATGTTTATTGCTCGTATATCCAAAGGTCGTACGGTAAGGGAATTTATCCTCGGAGTTATCTTGATTCCGACTCTGCTCTCTTTCATCTGGATGTCGGTATTCGGGGGCGCCGCACTTTCTTTACAAGCCAGCGGGGTTGCTGATATTGTCAGCGCTGTAAAAGATAATGTTGCTACCGCCATGTTTGTGATGTTGCAAAATTTTCCCTTTAGCCAAGTGTTATCATTTATTGCCATTATCTTGGTGACCATATTTTTTGTTACCTCTTCCGATTCCGGCTCTCTGGTGGTTGATCATCTGACCTCGGGCGGAAAACTTGATTCTCCCGTACCCCAAAGGGTATTCTGGGCGGTTATGGAGGGTGTAGTCGCCGCTGTACTTCTGCTTGGTGGTGGGTTGGCAACCCTGCAGACTGCATCGGTCTGTACCGGTTTGCCATTTGCATTCATTTTATTAATAGGTGTTTATACTCTATACCTTGGCTTTTCAGAGGAAGAATTCGTGGAAAGAGCCGCCCAACGGGCCGTTAAAACTTTGCAGGACGAACATCGAGTTGCTGAACTTGTTTCAACTGCGGTACAAAATGAGGTTCCCAAGTCGTGA